The following are from one region of the Mauremys reevesii isolate NIE-2019 linkage group 2, ASM1616193v1, whole genome shotgun sequence genome:
- the PTF1A gene encoding pancreas transcription factor 1 subunit alpha, whose product METVLLEHFPGGLDSFSSPPYFDEEDFFTDQSSRDPLEADEFLEQDVDFLSHQLQEYYRDGGQGEGGYCCEAAAAAANFSSSSSPSSPSFPYECCGAAAAELLSPGGRLKALSSAKRRRRVRSEAELQQLRQAANVRERRRMQSINDAFEGLRSHIPTLPYEKRLSKVDTLRLAIGYINFLSELVQSDLPLRSASSESPSQPKKVIICHRGTRSPSPSDPDYGLPPLAGHSLSWTDEKQLKEQNIIRTAKVWTPEDPRKLNNKSSLNNIENEPPFDFVS is encoded by the exons ATGGAGACGGTGCTGCTGGAGCATTTCCCCGGGGGGCTGGACTCCTTCTCCTCGCCCCCCTACTTCGACGAGGAGGATTTCTTCACGGACCAGTCCTCCCGCGACCCCCTGGAAGCGGACGAGTTCCTGGAGCAGGACGTGGACTTCCTGAGCCACCAGCTGCAGGAGTATTACCGGGACggggggcagggcgagggggGCTATTGCTGCGAGGCGGCGGCCGCCGCGGCcaacttctcttcctcctcctccccctcctcgccCAGCTTCCCCTACGAGTGCTGCGGGGCGGCCGCCGCCGAGCTGCTGTCCCCGGGGGGCAGGCTCAAGGCGCTGAGCTCCGCCAAGCGGCGCCGGCGGGTGCGCTCCGAGGCCGAgctgcagcagctgaggcaggcGGCCAACGTGCGGGAGCGCCGGAGGATGCAGTCCATCAACGACGCCTTCGAGGGGCTGAGGTCCCACATCCCCACGCTGCCCTACGAGAAGCGGCTCTCCAAGGTGGACACCCTGCGCCTGGCCATTGGCTACATCAACTTCCTGAGCGAGCTGGTGCAGTCGGACCTGCCCCTGCGGAGCGCCAGCAGcgagagccccagccagcccaagAAAGTCATCATCTGCCACCGGGGCACAA GATCACCTTCTCCAAGCGACCCTGATTATGGACTGCCTCCTCTTGCTGGACACTCTCTGTCATGGACTGATGAGAAGCAACTTAAGGAACAAAACATTATTAGAACAGCTAAAGTGTGGACCCCTGAAGACCCCAGAAAACTAAACAACAAATCTTCTCTAAACAACATAGAAAATGAACCTCCATTTGATTTTGTATCATGA